The Anoplolepis gracilipes chromosome 7, ASM4749672v1, whole genome shotgun sequence genome segment atatgttatatcaaaattacattatttcagTCAGCGGAGAGTTATCAAATCTTGTTCGCATGAGAAATTCTGCAATTGGAAAGTCGGCACCCTCTCTATCAGTTCATGTGGTtagtatatattgaataatgaaTACATGACAAGAgatttatttgtgtatttggtgataacatttttttcagcgCGACTTTAATATTCCTCGTCGTGTTGCTAAAGCAGCTCATCGCAAATCCTTAATCTCAACCACATCACCTACTTTACCACGTTGCCATTCACCTTTATCAGGTATGTAATTTCTACTGTATTAATGAttgtttctattaaaaaagaattatatatttctgattaaatttaaaaaatatgtttatagcaatattttaaacacatatacaatacatttgATTTCGTTAGGCTtagaatatgtataaaaacttgtttacatccttatatatatatagagtatccttaatataaaatagaattttaaaaaattcttcatcCTAAcacatataaacttttttttatacttatagtGGGaacattacttttttatattttactcgattatttattgacaatatagcaagttaattttttctattgctTATTTCCCGATATAGCATTCGTCCCAATTGTAGGCAGTCCCCTAGAGAGTCCTAGGATGTCATCCAGTCCACATTTTGCTTTTGCTCCAATTAAAAGGTACCTACTTCATACTTTACTGTTTATCTCAGgacatttaaattagtttgATCTGATTGCTCAAGTAGATGAGATGTCGTCACTGTAAATGCTATAGCTTTCGCGtcttataaatagaaaagaaaaatggtgatgcgaaaattttattatgcaaagtCTGCGAAGAGAagtaagaatttaataaagaaatgcttgtaagttttttatataatacaagtacCAACAGATTCTttggatttaatttttttaatttgtacaaGTTTCATCAAAAGTTATTATTGAACCAAATATTATGACATATTTAAGAATTGGTGGAGGTGCTACGGGAACTGGCGATGGTAGAAGATGGTCAGTTGCTAGTTTGCCGTCCAGTGGCTATGGAACAACACCTGGTTCCAGTAATGTTTCGGTACGGTCGATTGGTATGCATTGAGCAACCGTGTGctcgttaattataatataatcatttgtATTCCAACAGTCACAATATTCGAGCCAAGAACGTTTGCATCAACTGCCAAATGTTCCAACTAAGGACGAACTACGTATGTTGTCTTGCCATTTTTCCAAGCCTGGAACACCGTGCTCTTCACATCCGGGCTTCCCTGGTTCTAGCATATCTAGTATTCCAGGCAGCGCATCTCTTAGCCTTGAAGAAGAGGGCTGTCGATCGCCGTTACATCGTCCACGTTCTCGAAGTCTGAGgtaatgtcaattttttatgcatatatgtatatttattcaatatattttgattattgtttGATAATTCTTGATTGATTAAGAGTAAATTGTAAGCAATAACtggatataaatgtattaattgttcgtaatttttatacaattgcaGCAGTCCAAGTCGATCGCCCGTTCTTGATAGTGAAATCGTTATGATGAATACCTTGTATAAAGAAAGGTTTCCAAAGGTACTATACTAAAAATCTTTGactaaaaacatttttgtcagacaataaatttatatcaatcgtaacaatcatatttttagGCAACACAACAAATGGAAGAACGACtgactaattttattaatgaaaataaagaaatagatgAATACGAAGTAGTAGCTAATATGACACAAGATTCATTACCAATTTTACGTTTCGTACATCATCAAGTAATTGAAATGGCCAGAGACTGCTTACAAAAATCtcaggaaaaattaattacaacgaGATACTTTTATGAGATGAGCGAAAATCTGGAACATCTTTTAATGGAAGTATGTATATGTGGATTGTGCGACTTTATTTAGGTATGTTTATAAccgttatatttcttttgttttgcAGACGAAAGATAAATCTCTAGAAGCTGCAACGAGATTAACAGGATTAataaagaaacttttattagTTATATCGCGTCCAGCTCGTCTACTAGAATGCTTGGAATTCGATCCCGAAGAATTTTATCATCTACTTGAACAAGCAGAGGGTCAAGCTAAAGTCAATGCAGGAATAAAAACTGATATTcctcaatatattattactaaactCTCTTTAAACAGAGATCCTATATCTGGTATAGTTTGTgctatttctaaaatataatgtatttataagagtaagattattatttaaatgttgaaCTTATTATAGAGTTGCAAGAAGATTTGAATAAGCTAGAAGATTCTGCGAGTTCTAGCGACAGTAATTTGCAAGTAACATCAAGTCCAAATAAAGATGATGATAAGTGTCAGCGCATTCCATGTGAAAGTGACTACGAAGTAGTGAAACTTATTAGTAATGGCGCTTATGGTGCAGTGTATTTGGTCAAAGAGAAGACCACTCGACAGAGATTtgctatgaaaaaaattaataagaataatttaatgttacgAAATCAAGTAGAACAAGTGTTCGCCGAAAGAGACATAATGAGCTTTACAGATAATCCATTTGTAGTCTCTATGTACTGTAGTTTCGAAACCAAGGTATGTACATGTGCACCTTAAATTGATGttgcatattttacaataatatattataaatttaaaaaaaaattttttttttcccagaAACATTTATGTTTAGTAATGGAATACGTAGAGGCAGGAGATTGTGCGAGTCTTCTAAAAAGTATAGGTCCACTGCCACCAGATATGGCAAGATTTTATTTCGCAGAAACTGTGTTGGCTGTTGAATATTTACACAGTTATGGCATCGTACATCGGGATTTAAAGCCTGATAAGTAAGATACCATTGTATAAAGAGCTGACcaaaagacattaaatattaaaaaatatacatgataacaaattatcttttttttatagtttgctTATCACTGCCTTGGGACACATTAAGCTTACTGATTTTGGCCTCAGTAAAATGGGTCTAATGTCCTGTAAGTGTGAAAAGTGCTTCGATTGCACAGCATATAAGTAAAAGCAAATTGAATAATCGTTCCTGTGTAATTTTAAGTGGCAACAAATCTCTACGAGGGGTACATCGATCGAGACACGCGGCAGTTTTCGGATAAGCAAGTGTTTGGTACGCCGGAGTACATCGCTCCGGAAGTTATATTGCGCCAAGGTTACGGTAAACCTGTCGACTGGTGGTCCATGGGTATCATATTGTATGAATTTCTAATAGGCTGTGTTCCGTTTTTTGGCGAGACACCCGAGGAATTATTTGCTCACACAGTAAATGGTGagttttttcttcattaatatagtgataataattattgatgcaattgataaatttgaaatacactttgaaatattttctcatgagtatataaatattatgatagaTAATTCAAGTTGCAATTTCTAGATGATATTGAATGGCCGGACGAAGATGACTGGCCTGTTCAATCCGAGGGTAAGGACATTATAACGGCACTTCTACATCAGAATCCTAGAGATCGATTGGGGACCGGTGGGTCACACGAAGTCAAGGAACATCCATATTTTTATGGCGTAAATTGGAATAGCTTACTTAGACAGAAAGCCGAATTTGTTCCGCAATTAATTAACGATGAGGATACAAGCTACTTCGATAGTAAGTATTCAGAGACATGTATCattgtaatattgttacaataaCAATTCtcaattcaatatataaattaatatttgcatgCATGtcagaatatacatatatgctttAGTTTAGATAGTAtacgatatttatgataaattcatgaatatttttactatttgattttttaaaatatataaatattttttacatattttacatatattaagaaaaaaatcataaaaactgtatttgacatatttaaatataaatttaatattttatgctaaAAGATTTGcagtaatattttgcaaatatttgtttgagatatttatgaaaaatatttataatgttaaatctaagattataaaaatatttatgaaaaagtttgataaatatttataaaataattcaaataattgtaaatatttaatatacagggGGTCCTGGTAAAGGTGGGCAATCTCTCGAGGGGATGTAGAGCAGGTAAAAACAGCTCTTTAAGTtcgtataacattttttttctatagtaCAATTTTACCGAGATATTTAtctctaaagtttaaatttgagaatcatttttcttaaataacttttatattactttgtagatcttaataatgtacaagaactttttttattattaagtgaagatctttaaaatagtGTGATAGATTTTTTGTTATCATCTCGGAGAGAATCAGACCACCTATAAGTCTTTTAacttacaaaactttaaagCTGGcgagcttttttatttttaaattatgtttttagattCTTCATATCGTCCTCTAAGAAAAAGTAGTCTTGTTTCATTTCGTTAAAactgttttcgagaaaaacgcaTTTGATCgataaaaagtaaatctttattcataataattgaataataatttttaaaataatacaaaattacattgtgtattaaaattttcctttttcttagagaaagatgtgaagaatctaaaaatataatttaaaaataaaaaagcccACTGGctttaaagttttgtaagtTAAGACTTAGGCTGGTTCCACAATAGCTGTTGTAAGTCGGATGTCGGAAGAGTTGACTAAtcatattcgattattcttctctaaagtcaactgtgattggtcaaCTCTTCCGACATCCGATTCACGACAGCTATTGTGGAATCACCTTTACAGGTGATCCGATTCTGGCTCTCCGAGacgatatcaaaaaatatatcatactattttaaagatcttcacttaataataaaaaaagttcttgCACATTATTAAGATCTACAAAGTaacataaaagttatttaaaaaatgattctcCAATTTAAACTTTAGGGACAAATATCTCGGTAGAAATGCATTttagagataaattttatggGAACTTATGGGATTTTTTTACCTGCTCTATATGCTCGCGAGAGATTGCTCACGTTTACGCAGGACACcctctatattttataaatattgtgtatcgTCTAAGGAAggctacaataataataaaattatcttttgttaTATCGTAtgcttttgtaatattttagctCGCATGGACAGATATAATCATGATTTGGGTGATGACACAGACGACACCGATGATTCTCCTTTATTCGGATCGTTCTCCTCTTACTCGCCTCAATCACGCAAGATCTCGCAAACGCGCCCGCCCCAGTTCAATCCCGACGCAGACTTGGATGTTTCTAAAAAACAATTGTTCCGTACCGAGCTTGAAGGCACGTTCGCGCAATTGTCTTTTGGATCGAGCGCATCGTCGGTCACACCACCTCCATCGAAACTGGCCGATCTTCAATCTGGACAATCATCGTCCGAGAAGCATCGGGCGCCTCTGTTGTCCGTAAAAAGCAATTCTTGCACCGAAAATCAAAGAGCTgacaaattaaacattatcaTGTCGTCATCTTGTTCGACTCCGTCTACCACGATCTCGTCGAGCAACGAGTCTCAGCTTACGATTGTTAAAGGCACTCAGGCGGAAGGAATTAATCTGAGCACGCCCGATTCTTCGCAAACCGAGTCTGATGATATTAGTCCTCAGATCCAGAGAAAGCGACACACGCACTCTCGTGATAAGCTGCCCAGGTTCAGTATATCCATTGATGATGAACACATGTGAGTCATTCAGTCACATTCTCTCAATTAGACAATTCTAGTTTACTCTTTTAGTTTCTTTAACTTtcagatacatttttaattctcatttataattttcatttatacacATTCTATAATTGAGAAACCTTAAGAAAAGGGAATCCTCTTATGATCTTGACCTTGTCAAGGTCATGATTCTAAGTAATttacaaaagatttttaatcatcactcgtttattaaaaagttataaatagaaaaagtttcataaatgGAACAATTTTTTGACACCATGTACATTTTATGAAacgttttatatacaatagagCTGTGTGTCCCTATACCTATATACGTTCacaattatttagtttagtagacaattataagtattaataattccAGTACCAATTCTTTAGAGTTCTTCAGTATCATATCATGTTACCATCTGTCTGACAGAAATCCTAGTCCATCATAATAAGTATTGTATtcccaataataataaaaataataattttttgttcgcACAGATTGGACCTCGCAGCGGCGAATAAAGATGCGGCAGAGGAGAGCAAGCATAACTCCAGTACTGATTCTTTCGAGTCCTTCATACCCATGTTACCATCTGCCCGACAGAAATCTCGGTCCGTCATAAAATCCGCCTCGACCAGCGGGCTTTCATTAGTGATTCCAAATAGCGACTTTGCCTGTACGTATTTCTCAagaatacatatacacatatatgtatgtgtatgtacgtacgcgCATGCGAagcacataaaattataaaatgtataaaattaatagaaaattgatataaaaaaattcgataattttttatttgaaatgtatGTTTTCTTAGACGACGCACCGCTGAACACCCAACCTATTGAATCGCCTGGTGGATCATCGACCGCGTCTTCGAGGGACACTTCCCCATGCCGTGAATTGAGCCCTCTCGTAACTAGCCTAAAACCGCCCATTATAATTCGTCGAGGACCGTGCGGCTTTGGCTTTACTGTACACACCATCAGGGTGTATTATGGCGACAGTGATTTTTACACCATGCATCATCTAGTAATGGCAAGTTAAACAAGTCAAGCTTaagtagattttttattaatatgaaaaaatcttacataaactacagaattattaattttataatcgtctttttttattctctaattttataatcattgtCTAACATTTATGTCACACAAAACTATTGATTgtcatttatattctattcttggaattatcaaaattattatcaatttatatatatatatctcaaaataaaataagtaaatgaaatataatttaaatatttattttttgctatataACAATAGGATATAGAAGGTCATTTGAGTATTACTcatcttattcattttttgaaattggaaaaaaaattgtcaccTTTGTTACATTAATTCTATATTGCTCTAGTCTATCATGCAAGTTTTGCAttgttgttatttatatatatatatatatatatatatatatatatatatatatatgtatgtatatatatgtatgtatatataaaataataatatataaaaaaactaatatactagagatgtaaaaatatataaagaaaaaatggcTACAATTTTCTCctatatattaacaaactcGAGGCCAATATGCAGGAAAAAATTAGCTATATCAAACAATATGGTGCGAACAGCAATGCAAAACTTGCATAATAGACTAGAGCAATGTAGAATTAAtgtaaacagaaataaaaagttaaaacatGTGtgattataacatataaaaataattatatatatatatatatatatatatataattacttttatatgttataatcacacatgttttaattttttatttctgtttacattttacttattaacttaaattttatttacaaatcctatcatatttttgtatatttcactattctttattaataaatttacttttttaattctttttctttaatgtttaatctctattttattttaactttttttataggaAGTCGAACAATCCAGCCCAGCGTTCGAAGCTGGCTTGAGACCAGGCGATCTGATAACGCACATAAATGGTGAACCAGTGCAGGGTCTGTATCATATTCAAGTTCTGCAATTGATGTTAAGCGGCGGTGATCATGTGACATTGCGTAGTACGCCGCTGGAGAATACTAGTATCAAAACAGGTGGTAGAAGACGCGATCTTGCTCAGAGTAAACTAGCGCGTCGGACGCTACACAAACAACGAAAGCAAAAGCGGGATCACTCGGACAAGAAACGGAAAACATCATCACTTTTTAAGAAGATAAGCTCGAAACGGGCGAGCGTAGAAATGCAGCAGGTATACCGGgggaatttttacatttttgcagTTTCGTTTATGCCACAAATGCTAAATACGATCTTATGGTTTCGCAATATCTATACAGGATGGctcattttcaatttaaaaaaatgtaaaaaaacgtctttaagaaaaaatgaatttgcAACAAGtggttacatatttttctttaattatatttattagatatttgcTTGAAGCTATAAAATGAatcactctgtatatacatataagtgaGCGCAAtatgtttcattatttttgatgttaatattaattttgcacaGCGAGATGTGTACACAGAATCGTGTTTGTTTTCtacatattattgcaaaagCAAAGAAGTTTTAAAGCACACTAGTATAAGGTGTTTCAGATCACCCGTCCACtgcttttattttgcaaagagGTGATGCTAAAAAGTTGGAAAAGACATATTTATCATGAAAGCCTATCTGAAGTTTCTGATGGTGGTACTTTCAGTTTTGGGAATCCCTCGAAAATATGGGAAACGAAAGGCaactcaaaaattttaaattgcaacatGGGGCAACATGGGTATCATTGGATAGagcttttaaaaagaaacaacttttgtttgaaaaacatTTGATATCACTTAGCATTAGAAAGAAAGGATTAAAAAACGCTTGCAATGATTGTCGAACTtctaaattatcttaaaatatcgatattttggtCTGAGCTAAACATAAACATGAATCAAACTCATGATCATACGGATCACGGATTAAACATAAACCCGGATGATTTGTCATGTGGTTTCAACAAGACGGTTGTTCGACGTACTTCTCATTAATTGCAAAAGGCGCACAATTAATCAGCTTTTACTTCTACAGAAGTCTTGAGGGCGATTGACAGTATGAGACGAAGGATAGAAAGGAGTCTCCATCAAGGTGGCAGGCATTTTgaacatttgtaattaattttggatCATTTCCAAGCGTCACAATAATTGCAAATGTTTTTTGTTCATTTCTTGGTAATACACACtaaaagatatcaaattttttttcaaacaaaagttgtttctttttaaaaggtCTATCCAACGATATCCATGTTGCCCTatgttgcaatttaaaatttttgagttGTTCCTTGTTTCCGATATTACCGAGCAATTGTCAAAACTGAAAGTATCACCATCAGAAACCTTAGATAGGCTTTCATGATAAATATGTCTTCCCAACTTCTTAGTATCactctttttcaaaataaaaggaGTGAATGGGTGGTCTGAAATActtcgtatatgtatatatataagcataagcattatatattgtatatttacatacaaacGTACACATACATGTAAACACACGCGCGCAATACACGCATTACGTTAAGTGCATTTTCTTTTGCAGCCGTTACCTATCAGTTGTCCATTGTCAGCACCCATTTTGTCCAGCGACAGCAAACCTCCACTTAtggtatgattttttttatacattcgtTCAGCTTTTCCGTCGATCTTCTCGCTgatatcattttttgtttaacaacATGCGTTTCTTCTGCGATTACACGGCTTTCGAATGGCTATTCTACACTTGGCAAATAATCGTTATTGTGTTTACAAAACTTTATACACTCATAATTGCCAGTTAAATAATaggtaaaattgttttattattatcagtaGGACAGATTTAATCGACTCGTtgacaaaaaagaaagatgatGATGAGGGAAACTCTGGAATTTTTCGCATTCATTAATCGGGAGCATCttatctaaa includes the following:
- the Dop gene encoding microtubule-associated serine/threonine-protein kinase 3 isoform X1 is translated as MDQKNRPSRPRLRSHGNSARVLVFDQNEMEETASNIETEVHKRPIPSKVESKEAPVRPVSGELSNLVRMRNSAIGKSAPSLSVHVRDFNIPRRVAKAAHRKSLISTTSPTLPRCHSPLSAFVPIVGSPLESPRMSSSPHFAFAPIKRIGGGATGTGDGRRWSVASLPSSGYGTTPGSSNVSSQYSSQERLHQLPNVPTKDELRMLSCHFSKPGTPCSSHPGFPGSSISSIPGSASLSLEEEGCRSPLHRPRSRSLSSPSRSPVLDSEIVMMNTLYKERFPKATQQMEERLTNFINENKEIDEYEVVANMTQDSLPILRFVHHQVIEMARDCLQKSQEKLITTRYFYEMSENLEHLLMETKDKSLEAATRLTGLIKKLLLVISRPARLLECLEFDPEEFYHLLEQAEGQAKVNAGIKTDIPQYIITKLSLNRDPISELQEDLNKLEDSASSSDSNLQVTSSPNKDDDKCQRIPCESDYEVVKLISNGAYGAVYLVKEKTTRQRFAMKKINKNNLMLRNQVEQVFAERDIMSFTDNPFVVSMYCSFETKKHLCLVMEYVEAGDCASLLKSIGPLPPDMARFYFAETVLAVEYLHSYGIVHRDLKPDNLLITALGHIKLTDFGLSKMGLMSLATNLYEGYIDRDTRQFSDKQVFGTPEYIAPEVILRQGYGKPVDWWSMGIILYEFLIGCVPFFGETPEELFAHTVNDDIEWPDEDDWPVQSEGKDIITALLHQNPRDRLGTGGSHEVKEHPYFYGVNWNSLLRQKAEFVPQLINDEDTSYFDTRMDRYNHDLGDDTDDTDDSPLFGSFSSYSPQSRKISQTRPPQFNPDADLDVSKKQLFRTELEGTFAQLSFGSSASSVTPPPSKLADLQSGQSSSEKHRAPLLSVKSNSCTENQRADKLNIIMSSSCSTPSTTISSSNESQLTIVKGTQAEGINLSTPDSSQTESDDISPQIQRKRHTHSRDKLPRFSISIDDEHILDLAAANKDAAEESKHNSSTDSFESFIPMLPSARQKSRSVIKSASTSGLSLVIPNSDFAYDAPLNTQPIESPGGSSTASSRDTSPCRELSPLVTSLKPPIIIRRGPCGFGFTVHTIRVYYGDSDFYTMHHLVMAIEQSSPAFEAGLRPGDLITHINGEPVQGLYHIQVLQLMLSGGDHVTLRSTPLENTSIKTGGRRRDLAQSKLARRTLHKQRKQKRDHSDKKRKTSSLFKKISSKRASVEMQQPLPISCPLSAPILSSDSKPPLMMAAGMCSPSMVTPSRSFQSFTRSQETSPYFATCSKSVCSPSPPTANRISSDSYHSTGNTSPCSSPNSSSPGSNTSAGNLSGISNQSHYQRPSTLHGLKHKLHTAAKNIHSPNRRKSVGHIPLSPLARTPSPSPIPASPTRSPSPLAFPTGHQPGSSNTTQSYSPGACLSTPNSQKKGYGRPKSAEPGSPLLRRALSPDRLHPRSAENKTSISPLANTVVKVTPRVTIAQSSQHNSSETSDESSDNFKEANEGVKGEKKVSSEQKADYSKLTHGISINLGNVGMSNSCGSTQLPRIAEEKDSPTGTKSDDYLSSKELGPEKSEKQSTCSGDQSAKRTRSNERQSKAAGNNNSSKISQYNKKEESAVQSSVQSQTSTQQITSVTNLQKNLDQKHQTGEKSTVAPSLSHKPFAVAEQKGIGKGNTEGHYQDGGKKILKRYHKTDFGDSAHSSTHERESAAAGKEKKNN
- the Dop gene encoding microtubule-associated serine/threonine-protein kinase 3 isoform X2; amino-acid sequence: MDQKNRPSRPRLRSHGNSARVLVFDQNEMEETASNIETEVHKRPIPSKVESKEAPVRPVSGELSNLVRMRNSAIGKSAPSLSVHVRDFNIPRRVAKAAHRKSLISTTSPTLPRCHSPLSAFVPIVGSPLESPRMSSSPHFAFAPIKRIGGGATGTGDGRRWSVASLPSSGYGTTPGSSNVSSQYSSQERLHQLPNVPTKDELRMLSCHFSKPGTPCSSHPGFPGSSISSIPGSASLSLEEEGCRSPLHRPRSRSLSSPSRSPVLDSEIVMMNTLYKERFPKATQQMEERLTNFINENKEIDEYEVVANMTQDSLPILRFVHHQVIEMARDCLQKSQEKLITTRYFYEMSENLEHLLMETKDKSLEAATRLTGLIKKLLLVISRPARLLECLEFDPEEFYHLLEQAEGQAKVNAGIKTDIPQYIITKLSLNRDPISELQEDLNKLEDSASSSDSNLQVTSSPNKDDDKCQRIPCESDYEVVKLISNGAYGAVYLVKEKTTRQRFAMKKINKNNLMLRNQVEQVFAERDIMSFTDNPFVVSMYCSFETKKHLCLVMEYVEAGDCASLLKSIGPLPPDMARFYFAETVLAVEYLHSYGIVHRDLKPDNLLITALGHIKLTDFGLSKMGLMSLATNLYEGYIDRDTRQFSDKQVFGTPEYIAPEVILRQGYGKPVDWWSMGIILYEFLIGCVPFFGETPEELFAHTVNDDIEWPDEDDWPVQSEGKDIITALLHQNPRDRLGTGGSHEVKEHPYFYGVNWNSLLRQKAEFVPQLINDEDTSYFDTRMDRYNHDLGDDTDDTDDSPLFGSFSSYSPQSRKISQTRPPQFNPDADLDVSKKQLFRTELEGTFAQLSFGSSASSVTPPPSKLADLQSGQSSSEKHRAPLLSVKSNSCTENQRADKLNIIMSSSCSTPSTTISSSNESQLTIVKGTQAEGINLSTPDSSQTESDDISPQIQRKRHTHSRDKLPRLDLAAANKDAAEESKHNSSTDSFESFIPMLPSARQKSRSVIKSASTSGLSLVIPNSDFAYDAPLNTQPIESPGGSSTASSRDTSPCRELSPLVTSLKPPIIIRRGPCGFGFTVHTIRVYYGDSDFYTMHHLVMAIEQSSPAFEAGLRPGDLITHINGEPVQGLYHIQVLQLMLSGGDHVTLRSTPLENTSIKTGGRRRDLAQSKLARRTLHKQRKQKRDHSDKKRKTSSLFKKISSKRASVEMQQPLPISCPLSAPILSSDSKPPLMMAAGMCSPSMVTPSRSFQSFTRSQETSPYFATCSKSVCSPSPPTANRISSDSYHSTGNTSPCSSPNSSSPGSNTSAGNLSGISNQSHYQRPSTLHGLKHKLHTAAKNIHSPNRRKSVGHIPLSPLARTPSPSPIPASPTRSPSPLAFPTGHQPGSSNTTQSYSPGACLSTPNSQKKGYGRPKSAEPGSPLLRRALSPDRLHPRSAENKTSISPLANTVVKVTPRVTIAQSSQHNSSETSDESSDNFKEANEGVKGEKKVSSEQKADYSKLTHGISINLGNVGMSNSCGSTQLPRIAEEKDSPTGTKSDDYLSSKELGPEKSEKQSTCSGDQSAKRTRSNERQSKAAGNNNSSKISQYNKKEESAVQSSVQSQTSTQQITSVTNLQKNLDQKHQTGEKSTVAPSLSHKPFAVAEQKGIGKGNTEGHYQDGGKKILKRYHKTDFGDSAHSSTHERESAAAGKEKKNN